A genomic window from Brassica oleracea var. oleracea cultivar TO1000 chromosome C8, BOL, whole genome shotgun sequence includes:
- the LOC106311326 gene encoding uncharacterized protein LOC106311326, giving the protein MACVANTLCFVAALLLIYQKTATCGFLSPIFDNICKAVVCGKGKCKASSNGTFKYECECDNGWKQFDHNLKFLPCVIPNCTFDLSCGEAGPPAQPPTPPKDNNASFFDVCHWMNCGEGICKKKNLFLYSCECREGYSNFMNIATSPCFKQCALGQDCLNPGTPSNSSSNASSSSPPALPDGSKSQATGPNLRGSSLWLISSMICVSLAPWRLLCI; this is encoded by the exons ATGGCTTGTGTTGCGAACACACTATGCTTCGTTGCAGCTTTACTTCTAATCTACCAGAAGACAGCTACTTGCGGTTTCCTATCTCCTATTTTTG ATAATATATGCAAGGCAGTGGTATGTGGGAAAGGGAAATGCAAAGCATCTTCAAACGGAACTTTTAAGTATGAATGTGAGTGTGATAATGGTTGGAAGCAATTTGATCATAATCTCAAGTTTCTTCCTTGCGTCATCCCCAACT GTACCTTTGATCTAAGTTGCGGTGAGGCAGGACCTCCAGCACAGCCCCCAACGCCTCCCAAAGACAACAATGCTTCATTTTTCGATG TTTGTCACTGGATGAATTGTGGAGAAGGGATTTGCAAAAAGAAAAATCTGTTTTTGTACAGCTGTGAATGCCGTGAAGGTTACAGCAATTTTATGAATATCGCCACATCGCCTTGCTTTAAGCAAT GTGCACTTGGACAGGACTGCTTGAACCCTGGGACCCCTTCGAACTCATCATCGAACGCATCATCGTCATCTCCACCTGCTCTACCTGACGGCAGCAAGAGCCAAG CAACAGGACCAAATCTAAGAGGATCGTCATTGTGGTTGATATCATCTATGATATGTGTCTCTCTAGCACCATGGAGGCTGCTCTGTATCTGA